A region of Reichenbachiella carrageenanivorans DNA encodes the following proteins:
- the moeB gene encoding molybdopterin-synthase adenylyltransferase MoeB encodes MSEVKFSKEELERYSRHLIIPEFNIEGQRKLKEAKVLVVGTGGLGSPLLLYLTAAGVGNIGILDFDVVDDSNLQRQVLFTVDDVGKPKAVAAKARLEKLNPHVNFTVHNEMLTSQNALDIVKDYDVVADGTDNFPTRYLVNDACVILDKVNVYASIFRFEGQVSVFNFKNKEGENGPHYRDLFPTPPPPGLVPSCAEGGVIGVLPGIIGTLQANEVLKVISGIGEPLAGRLFLFDALTFETRTMKIHKNKNTIAVTELIDYEIFCGLNEKEKEHEVNEITVEELSKWKATKKDFQLIDVREAYEYEIANLEGELIPLGEITDHVNQIRSDVEVVLHCRSGKRSADAIVALEKLGFANLLNLKGGILAWADELDPEMAKY; translated from the coding sequence ATGTCAGAAGTAAAATTTTCAAAAGAAGAACTCGAAAGATATAGTCGGCATCTGATTATACCTGAGTTCAACATAGAAGGTCAAAGAAAACTCAAAGAAGCTAAAGTTCTCGTAGTAGGCACGGGTGGACTGGGTAGCCCTTTGCTACTGTATTTAACGGCAGCAGGAGTAGGCAATATTGGTATTCTAGATTTCGATGTAGTAGACGATAGCAATTTGCAGCGCCAAGTGCTATTTACTGTAGATGATGTAGGCAAGCCCAAGGCTGTAGCCGCTAAAGCAAGATTAGAAAAATTAAATCCTCATGTGAACTTTACAGTTCATAATGAAATGCTGACTTCGCAGAATGCTTTAGACATAGTGAAAGATTATGATGTAGTAGCTGATGGCACAGACAATTTTCCAACTAGGTATTTGGTGAATGACGCCTGTGTGATTTTGGATAAAGTGAACGTGTATGCTTCTATTTTTAGGTTCGAAGGTCAGGTTTCTGTTTTTAATTTTAAAAATAAGGAGGGTGAAAATGGCCCGCACTATCGGGACTTGTTTCCAACACCACCGCCTCCAGGTTTAGTGCCAAGTTGTGCAGAAGGAGGTGTGATCGGTGTGCTACCAGGTATTATCGGTACACTCCAAGCCAATGAAGTACTGAAAGTCATCAGTGGTATCGGGGAGCCGTTGGCGGGCAGGTTATTTTTGTTTGATGCGCTGACATTTGAGACACGCACGATGAAGATTCATAAAAACAAAAATACCATAGCAGTTACAGAGTTGATCGATTATGAAATCTTCTGTGGACTAAACGAAAAGGAGAAGGAGCATGAGGTGAATGAAATCACCGTAGAAGAGTTGAGTAAATGGAAAGCGACTAAAAAAGACTTTCAGCTTATCGATGTGCGCGAAGCCTATGAGTATGAGATTGCCAATTTGGAAGGGGAATTGATCCCCTTGGGTGAAATCACTGATCATGTCAATCAAATTCGCTCTGATGTAGAAGTGGTGCTTCATTGTCGAAGCGGCAAGCGCAGTGCAGATGCTATTGTGGCGCTTGAAAAGCTAGGGTTTGCTAACTTGCTGAATCTCAAAGGAGGGATTTTGGCTTGGGCCGATGAATTAGATCCAGAAATGGCAAAATACTGA
- a CDS encoding MoaD/ThiS family protein gives MANIIIPTPLRKFTNNQPSVESNGSTVQESVEDLAKQFPDLSKHIFDAEGKIRQFIRIYVGDEDINALDNENTKVDSSTVISIIPAIAGGIN, from the coding sequence ATGGCAAATATTATTATACCAACACCGCTTAGAAAATTCACGAACAATCAGCCATCTGTAGAATCAAATGGATCTACAGTGCAGGAGTCTGTCGAGGATTTGGCGAAGCAATTCCCTGACCTGAGTAAGCATATTTTTGACGCAGAAGGAAAGATTCGTCAGTTCATTAGAATATATGTGGGAGATGAGGATATCAATGCTTTGGACAATGAAAATACCAAGGTAGATAGCAGCACTGTGATTAGTATCATTCCTGCGATAGCAGGAGGCATCAACTAA
- a CDS encoding M67 family metallopeptidase, producing MKKQIQVSEEVLAEMHRHALAVFPNECVGFFYGQSSEGAKNVTEYSPLENSKEGDQRRRFEVNPLDYMKAERYALSNQVELLGVFHSHPLHPAIPSEHDLKQAVPFFSYIIVSVNENQVENTASWQLNEENQFEEELLNSN from the coding sequence ATGAAAAAACAAATACAAGTATCTGAAGAAGTATTGGCTGAAATGCATAGACATGCTTTGGCTGTTTTTCCCAACGAATGCGTAGGTTTCTTCTATGGCCAGTCTAGTGAAGGTGCGAAAAACGTTACAGAGTATAGCCCGTTAGAAAATAGCAAGGAAGGAGACCAGCGTAGACGATTTGAAGTAAACCCATTGGATTATATGAAGGCCGAACGATACGCCCTTTCGAATCAAGTAGAATTATTGGGGGTATTTCATTCGCACCCTCTGCACCCAGCGATACCGTCGGAGCATGACCTGAAGCAAGCTGTACCATTTTTTTCGTACATCATTGTCTCAGTCAACGAGAATCAGGTGGAAAACACTGCCTCTTGGCAACTGAATGAAGAAAATCAATTTGAAGAAGAATTATTAAATAGCAATTAA
- a CDS encoding PLP-dependent cysteine synthase family protein, protein MVISQESEIIESVLALGNHIGNTPLYELQHVSPKKSVRILAKLEWMQFGGSVKARPAYNIIKQAILNGDLGHGKILLDASSGNTAIAYATIGARLGIPVTICLPENASWERKMLLKGLGVTIVYTSKFGSTDEAQEKALELYQNEPDKYFLADQYGNENNWKAHYETTSEEILAKVSGEITHFVTGLGTTGSFTGISKRLKEVNSDITTIALQPDGALHGLEGWKDMETAKVPGIYDPSLADRFMNVDTFDAYETLKLAAKKEGLMISPSAAANLKGSLQLADELDEGVIVTLFPDNAEKYSEVIKSLF, encoded by the coding sequence ATGGTTATCAGTCAAGAATCAGAAATTATTGAAAGTGTATTAGCCTTGGGCAACCACATCGGGAATACACCTTTGTATGAACTACAGCACGTCTCTCCAAAGAAGTCGGTACGTATATTAGCCAAGCTCGAATGGATGCAATTTGGCGGAAGCGTAAAAGCGAGACCAGCTTACAATATTATTAAACAAGCGATTTTGAATGGAGACCTTGGTCATGGTAAAATCCTTTTGGATGCTTCTAGCGGCAATACGGCTATTGCCTACGCAACTATCGGAGCAAGGCTCGGTATTCCAGTCACGATCTGCTTGCCAGAAAATGCCTCTTGGGAAAGAAAAATGCTTTTGAAAGGTTTGGGTGTTACTATCGTATATACCTCTAAGTTTGGTTCTACAGACGAAGCACAGGAGAAAGCTTTGGAGCTATACCAGAATGAACCAGACAAATATTTTTTGGCGGATCAGTATGGAAACGAAAACAACTGGAAGGCTCATTACGAGACGACAAGCGAGGAGATTTTGGCGAAGGTGAGTGGTGAAATTACTCACTTTGTAACTGGTCTGGGTACCACGGGGTCATTTACGGGTATCAGCAAGAGATTGAAAGAGGTGAATAGTGATATTACGACCATCGCCTTGCAGCCAGACGGTGCACTACACGGCCTAGAAGGATGGAAGGACATGGAGACAGCCAAGGTACCAGGAATCTACGACCCTTCTTTGGCTGATCGATTCATGAATGTAGATACATTCGATGCTTATGAAACTTTGAAACTAGCCGCTAAAAAAGAAGGGTTGATGATCAGCCCATCCGCAGCTGCCAACTTGAAAGGATCTTTACAATTAGCAGATGAATTGGACGAGGGAGTGATAGTAACGCTTTTCCCAGACAATGCCGAGAAATATAGCGAAGTGATCAAGTCTTTGTTTTAA
- the lhgO gene encoding L-2-hydroxyglutarate oxidase: MKDIIVIGGGIVGLATAWQIKQHAPKLTITILEKESGPARHQTGNNSGVIHSGLYYKPGSLKATNCIKGYDLMLAFCRKEEVDYDLCGKVVVATDNQEIPYLETLYERGEQNGLKNLKWLDPDQIKAHEPYVTGVKGIYVPQTGIIDYKEVCKKLESRLLEEGVVIYYNQKVEKIKAKGSSSEIITHTNTYKAKLVVNCAGLYSDKVAKMTPLKPDLKIVPFRGEYYQLKKTSKHLVKNLIYPVPDPNFPFLGVHFTRMMNGGIEAGPNAVLAFAREGYTKSDVNLPELLETLAWPGFQKVAMKYWKTGFGEMYRSFSKAAFTKALQKLIPDIRESDLETGGAGVRAQACDRSGGLLDDFHILEDDHFVNVCNAPSPAATSSLAIGEEIAERVINRF; encoded by the coding sequence ATGAAGGATATCATTGTCATAGGCGGAGGAATAGTAGGATTAGCTACAGCATGGCAAATCAAACAACACGCTCCTAAACTTACCATTACAATATTAGAAAAAGAATCAGGTCCTGCCCGTCACCAGACTGGCAATAATAGTGGAGTGATTCATTCAGGGCTGTACTACAAGCCAGGTAGTCTCAAAGCTACCAATTGCATCAAGGGTTACGATCTGATGCTCGCCTTTTGTAGAAAAGAAGAGGTAGATTATGACCTTTGCGGTAAAGTCGTTGTAGCTACCGACAACCAAGAAATTCCTTATCTAGAGACCTTGTATGAACGTGGTGAGCAGAATGGATTAAAGAATTTGAAATGGCTCGATCCTGATCAAATCAAAGCGCACGAGCCCTATGTCACAGGAGTGAAAGGTATCTATGTACCACAGACAGGAATCATCGATTACAAGGAAGTTTGTAAGAAACTTGAGAGCAGGTTGCTCGAAGAGGGAGTGGTGATATATTACAATCAAAAAGTAGAAAAAATAAAAGCTAAAGGCTCTTCTAGCGAAATCATTACACACACTAATACCTATAAAGCTAAGCTTGTGGTAAACTGTGCAGGGCTCTATTCAGACAAAGTAGCTAAGATGACTCCGCTCAAGCCAGATCTTAAGATTGTGCCATTTAGAGGAGAGTATTATCAGCTCAAAAAAACAAGCAAGCATTTGGTGAAAAACCTAATTTATCCCGTGCCAGATCCGAATTTCCCATTCCTAGGAGTGCATTTCACTCGTATGATGAATGGAGGGATAGAAGCAGGGCCTAATGCGGTGTTGGCTTTTGCTAGAGAAGGGTATACTAAGTCGGATGTCAATCTGCCCGAACTCCTAGAAACTTTGGCTTGGCCAGGATTTCAGAAAGTAGCCATGAAGTATTGGAAAACGGGTTTTGGAGAGATGTATCGATCATTTTCAAAAGCTGCTTTTACTAAAGCGCTACAAAAGCTGATTCCAGATATTCGAGAGTCTGATTTGGAAACTGGAGGAGCAGGAGTTAGAGCACAAGCATGCGATCGTTCGGGAGGTCTATTGGACGATTTTCATATATTGGAAGACGATCATTTTGTGAACGTCTGCAATGCACCATCTCCAGCCGCCACATCATCATTAGCTATTGGCGAAGAGATTGCCGAGCGTGTGATCAATCGATTTTAA
- the msrB gene encoding peptide-methionine (R)-S-oxide reductase MsrB — translation MERSEEEWKEKLSDEEYYILRQKGTERPFTGKYNDHKEEGIYHCAGCQNELFNSKAKFDSGCGWPSFDQSLNKKAVKESFDQSHGMMRTEITCANCGGHLGHVFNDGPTETGQRYCINSVSLNFTKKN, via the coding sequence ATGGAAAGATCAGAAGAAGAATGGAAAGAGAAATTGTCGGATGAAGAATACTACATCTTGAGACAAAAGGGGACTGAACGACCCTTCACAGGCAAGTACAATGATCATAAAGAGGAAGGGATATACCACTGTGCGGGGTGTCAAAATGAATTGTTTAATTCTAAGGCTAAGTTTGATTCAGGGTGTGGTTGGCCTAGTTTTGACCAATCTTTGAATAAGAAGGCTGTCAAAGAAAGTTTTGATCAATCTCACGGCATGATGCGTACAGAAATCACTTGTGCCAACTGCGGAGGGCACCTCGGACATGTGTTTAACGATGGGCCTACAGAAACAGGTCAGCGCTATTGTATCAATTCTGTCTCATTGAATTTCACCAAAAAAAACTAG
- a CDS encoding Ig-like domain-containing protein: MKFKIPILLVGCLVFGCIGTDIEDDIVSEKLEITNPIMSLKVGDTYDLMYRYLNHVAAIEAAEVRWETSNPSAITIDDQGVITAVAMGDTQITVYLKDNDQIMANLLVSADTETVLAPSDPKSGTIATTSSYQLRGDFTIENIAGGVEIKLGSNYAASSDLPGLYVYLSNNPNTVSQALQVSAVTVFSGAHSYKVTGENLNTDTYAYLLYFCKPFNVKVGVGEILD, from the coding sequence ATGAAATTTAAAATACCGATACTACTCGTTGGATGTCTGGTTTTTGGTTGTATAGGCACCGACATCGAAGATGATATTGTATCTGAAAAACTTGAAATCACAAACCCTATCATGAGTTTGAAAGTAGGAGATACCTATGACCTCATGTATCGGTATCTCAATCACGTAGCAGCTATAGAAGCTGCTGAAGTCAGGTGGGAAACTTCTAATCCATCCGCAATTACTATTGATGATCAAGGTGTCATTACAGCAGTGGCAATGGGAGATACTCAAATTACTGTTTATCTCAAGGACAACGATCAGATAATGGCAAATTTGCTAGTCTCTGCTGACACCGAAACCGTACTCGCTCCTTCTGATCCTAAATCGGGTACAATAGCCACTACCAGTAGTTACCAGTTGAGAGGAGACTTTACCATCGAAAACATAGCAGGCGGAGTGGAGATTAAGTTGGGTAGCAACTATGCCGCTTCCTCTGATTTGCCAGGGCTATATGTTTACCTTTCAAATAACCCTAATACCGTGTCACAGGCATTGCAAGTGTCTGCCGTTACCGTATTTTCAGGTGCACATAGTTATAAAGTAACAGGTGAAAATCTAAACACAGATACTTATGCTTACCTGCTATATTTTTGTAAACCATTCAATGTCAAAGTAGGTGTTGGCGAAATCCTAGACTAA
- a CDS encoding response regulator — MELVLQRPQRKESVKKYSILYVDDEPVNLRIFQHAFKRDYNVYTSLNGFDALEILNEKKVDLIITDQQMPRMSGVDLLAKIVPKHPSIVRMIMTGFSDIGAIIRAVNEFGLDKYLVKPWDRDQLKVEFDKALEKKSKQDKAKTGKDGIDVADLVFSFLPNENDLVNIYSDGFVVYDKNQSNQHGYWFGHSNDKAITAFYNGAKCKMNAMALNSYINMSLTELIYKDGVLKSAEIIKKLAAKIKTRFGAHGDIGSFDIAVVTVDQKAKKVSYAGANQDIYCALGDGELKSVKGSTESIDLNDFDGSVEQKTFENISTLYLISKEMINQIIPSDDPTVEGKNFLQMLKGYSKLPLAEQANHINEKLSGDNSKCMLGIKL, encoded by the coding sequence ATGGAATTAGTATTACAACGTCCGCAAAGAAAAGAATCCGTCAAAAAATATAGCATTCTGTATGTGGACGATGAGCCAGTCAATCTTAGGATTTTTCAGCATGCTTTCAAAAGAGATTACAATGTATACACCTCTTTGAATGGTTTTGACGCCTTAGAAATTCTCAATGAAAAAAAAGTAGATCTAATCATTACAGATCAGCAAATGCCTCGCATGTCAGGCGTGGATTTGTTGGCGAAGATCGTACCTAAGCACCCGAGTATTGTGCGTATGATCATGACTGGGTTTAGCGATATAGGAGCCATTATAAGAGCTGTGAATGAATTTGGACTTGACAAATATTTGGTTAAACCATGGGACAGAGATCAGCTCAAAGTTGAGTTTGATAAGGCACTCGAAAAGAAAAGCAAACAAGACAAAGCTAAAACAGGAAAAGACGGTATAGACGTGGCGGATTTGGTGTTCTCTTTTCTGCCAAATGAAAATGATCTTGTAAATATTTATAGCGATGGTTTTGTCGTCTATGATAAAAACCAATCTAATCAGCATGGTTATTGGTTTGGTCATTCAAACGACAAAGCGATCACAGCGTTTTATAATGGTGCTAAGTGTAAAATGAATGCCATGGCTTTAAATTCATACATCAATATGAGTTTGACCGAGTTGATATACAAAGACGGCGTGCTGAAAAGTGCTGAAATTATTAAGAAACTTGCTGCGAAAATCAAAACAAGATTTGGTGCTCATGGAGATATAGGCTCATTTGATATTGCAGTAGTGACGGTTGATCAGAAAGCCAAAAAGGTGTCATATGCTGGAGCTAATCAAGACATTTATTGTGCGCTAGGCGACGGGGAACTAAAGTCAGTAAAAGGCTCTACGGAAAGTATCGATCTCAATGATTTTGATGGGAGCGTAGAACAAAAAACTTTTGAAAACATATCTACACTCTATCTGATCTCTAAAGAAATGATCAATCAGATTATCCCTTCAGATGATCCTACAGTAGAAGGCAAAAACTTTTTGCAAATGCTCAAAGGCTACTCCAAACTGCCTCTCGCAGAACAGGCTAATCATATCAATGAAAAACTCAGCGGAGATAATTCTAAATGTATGCTGGGTATCAAGCTTTAG
- a CDS encoding ATP-binding protein: MSVCTTVYAQQASYTEAASLLEKTKYNQRRGNLEGAIGHALLGLDQAESLGNQELIIQFKEVIGEIYLTKKDYKNAVSSFLSIILTAERQDDQVNLGRGNLALADTYSDMGAYDKASDYYQRAIDNFENLGRRREKANAIQALGLNYSNSNQLTKSISTFESLLKLAINESLYSYISTAQKQLFLDNIKINHAEQATKYGLSYYDRIKDKGDNVNLANTTRNLALQFIKTGDDKNALKFANISVSIDGQNTISLETLAKAYAGNENFSRALEYFEKALESNEKKRNYEGIGRNYNQMAQLAIDRADLRAASNNLEKAEDIGIEKNIRITLLDTYRMLADVNQEKGNTDQEAKYRTLYEAVKLQLGDPDRITSKLSRAKENLAESYEQEARARISTSENRKLAQERERLKAQQKLKDIEIIEQQARLQAQELQKEKLVAERAKQELLITEKTNEASTREAELERLQIASELQKLSEEERAKELQLLEKERKILRQQTELQSQKIESDRQARMLYFIAIGATVLILAILTVAFFRTYNNSKTIREQNQNLAEQQKTILNRNIQLKKSSEAMLAMNNKLKKAHVNLKILLKKEQAIKEQLEKTNLDLKNTQVHLVQAEKMSSLGLLTAGIAHEINNPINFVSSGVQSLTKNFGEMDSFLENYQKVLSLDTLEEIKKYAAVMEEDEDLLKELQDSSQELLEDVRYGILRITEIVNGLRSFSRHDEAEVKETDINESFDSALLILKNKYKNKAEIVKEMDDTLPQIQCFPGQLNQVFVNLINNAIDALDENGEIKIQTINLSDDTIEIRISDNGTGMPEEVKAKIFDPFFTTKEIGKGTGLGLSISHGIIEKHHGKIRVESKMGVGTTFIINLPKKLEVDDKILAEENLKLG; this comes from the coding sequence ATGTCAGTCTGCACGACTGTGTATGCGCAGCAAGCCAGCTATACAGAAGCTGCTTCACTACTCGAAAAAACCAAATACAATCAAAGAAGGGGGAATCTAGAAGGAGCCATTGGCCATGCACTGTTGGGTTTAGATCAGGCAGAAAGCTTAGGCAATCAAGAACTGATCATTCAATTCAAAGAAGTGATTGGGGAGATTTACCTGACCAAGAAAGATTATAAAAATGCGGTTTCGTCTTTTTTATCTATTATCCTCACAGCAGAACGCCAAGATGATCAAGTGAATTTGGGACGAGGCAATTTGGCTCTAGCCGATACTTATTCTGATATGGGGGCTTACGACAAGGCAAGCGATTACTATCAACGTGCCATTGATAATTTTGAAAACTTAGGGAGGAGGAGAGAAAAAGCAAATGCTATCCAAGCTTTAGGTCTCAACTATAGCAATTCCAATCAGCTTACCAAATCCATCTCTACTTTTGAATCCTTGTTGAAGCTAGCCATTAATGAAAGTTTGTACTCTTACATCAGTACAGCTCAAAAGCAGCTTTTTTTAGACAATATCAAAATCAACCATGCAGAGCAGGCTACCAAGTATGGATTGTCCTACTATGATAGGATTAAGGATAAAGGAGATAATGTAAACCTAGCCAACACCACACGGAATTTAGCATTACAATTTATCAAAACAGGTGATGATAAGAACGCACTAAAATTTGCCAATATCTCGGTGAGTATAGACGGGCAGAATACCATTTCGCTTGAAACTCTTGCCAAAGCATATGCAGGCAACGAGAATTTCAGTAGGGCTTTAGAGTATTTTGAAAAAGCACTAGAATCCAATGAAAAAAAGCGCAATTACGAAGGAATTGGTCGTAATTATAATCAGATGGCACAGCTGGCGATTGATCGAGCTGATTTGAGAGCCGCCTCCAATAACCTCGAAAAAGCCGAGGATATTGGTATTGAAAAAAACATTAGAATCACCCTGCTAGATACGTATCGGATGCTGGCGGACGTAAATCAAGAAAAAGGGAATACAGATCAAGAGGCCAAATATAGGACACTATATGAGGCCGTAAAACTGCAGCTAGGTGATCCAGATCGGATTACTTCGAAACTATCTAGAGCTAAAGAAAACCTAGCAGAAAGCTATGAGCAAGAAGCAAGAGCGAGAATTTCTACTTCCGAAAACAGAAAATTAGCTCAGGAAAGAGAGCGCTTGAAGGCACAGCAAAAACTAAAGGATATTGAAATTATAGAGCAACAAGCTAGGTTGCAGGCTCAGGAGTTACAAAAAGAGAAACTTGTAGCAGAGCGTGCCAAACAAGAATTATTGATCACAGAAAAAACCAATGAAGCCAGCACCAGAGAAGCTGAATTGGAAAGGCTACAGATCGCATCAGAACTTCAAAAGCTAAGTGAAGAGGAGCGAGCAAAAGAATTACAACTTCTAGAGAAGGAACGTAAAATTTTAAGACAGCAAACAGAACTACAGTCTCAAAAAATAGAAAGTGACCGTCAGGCTCGTATGCTATATTTTATAGCCATAGGAGCTACCGTGCTGATTTTGGCTATTCTGACCGTAGCCTTCTTCCGGACATACAACAACAGCAAGACGATCCGTGAGCAAAACCAAAACTTAGCTGAGCAGCAAAAGACCATTCTGAATAGAAATATCCAGCTTAAGAAAAGCTCTGAAGCTATGTTGGCCATGAACAATAAGTTGAAAAAAGCACACGTTAATTTAAAGATACTGCTCAAAAAGGAGCAAGCGATCAAAGAGCAATTAGAAAAAACCAACCTAGATCTAAAGAATACACAAGTGCATTTGGTACAAGCAGAAAAAATGTCGTCACTTGGTCTGTTGACTGCAGGAATTGCTCACGAAATTAACAACCCTATTAATTTTGTTTCTAGTGGCGTTCAGTCGCTTACCAAGAACTTTGGAGAAATGGATAGCTTCCTAGAAAACTATCAAAAGGTATTGTCCTTGGATACTTTGGAGGAAATCAAGAAGTATGCTGCCGTCATGGAAGAAGACGAAGATTTGCTCAAAGAACTTCAGGACTCTAGTCAAGAATTGCTCGAAGATGTGCGTTATGGAATTCTTAGAATTACAGAAATCGTAAACGGTCTGAGGAGCTTTTCAAGACATGATGAAGCCGAAGTCAAAGAAACTGATATCAACGAAAGCTTTGATTCGGCTTTGTTGATTTTGAAGAATAAATACAAAAACAAAGCAGAGATAGTAAAAGAAATGGATGATACATTGCCTCAAATTCAATGTTTTCCAGGTCAGTTAAATCAAGTCTTTGTCAATTTAATAAACAATGCCATAGACGCATTAGACGAAAATGGCGAGATTAAAATTCAAACCATCAACTTGAGTGATGATACAATTGAGATTAGAATATCCGACAATGGTACTGGTATGCCAGAGGAGGTAAAAGCCAAAATTTTTGATCCTTTCTTTACGACAAAAGAAATAGGAAAAGGAACTGGATTAGGGCTGTCCATTTCACATGGTATCATAGAAAAGCATCATGGTAAAATACGAGTAGAAAGTAAAATGGGTGTGGGAACCACTTTTATTATCAACTTGCCCAAGAAGCTTGAAGTGGATGATAAAATTTTAGCAGAGGAAAACTTGAAATTAGGTTAG